One part of the Arabidopsis thaliana chromosome 1 sequence genome encodes these proteins:
- the WNK7 gene encoding Protein kinase superfamily protein (WNK7; FUNCTIONS IN: protein kinase activity, kinase activity; INVOLVED IN: protein amino acid phosphorylation; LOCATED IN: endomembrane system; EXPRESSED IN: 15 plant structures; EXPRESSED DURING: 9 growth stages; CONTAINS InterPro DOMAIN/s: Protein kinase, catalytic domain (InterPro:IPR000719), Serine/threonine-protein kinase-like domain (InterPro:IPR017442), Protein kinase-like domain (InterPro:IPR011009), Serine/threonine-protein kinase, active site (InterPro:IPR008271); BEST Arabidopsis thaliana protein match is: with no lysine (K) kinase 6 (TAIR:AT3G18750.3); Has 106474 Blast hits to 105641 proteins in 3528 species: Archae - 85; Bacteria - 10301; Metazoa - 39520; Fungi - 10176; Plants - 28583; Viruses - 416; Other Eukaryotes - 17393 (source: NCBI BLink).) codes for MLLQLLNHLTQKFLKSTQLVDIFGFKGFDEVDGIEVAWNQVRIDDLLQSPDCLERLYSEVRLLKSLKHKNIIRFYNSWIDDKNKTVNIITELFTSGSLRQYRKKHRKVNMKAVKCWARQILTGLKYLHSQDPPIIHRDIKCDNIFINGNHGEVKIGDLGLATVMEQANAKSVIGTPEFMAPELYDENYNELADIYSFGMCMLEMVTFEYPYCECRNSAQIYKKVSSGIKPASLSKVKDPEVMKFIEKCLLPASERLSAEELLLDSFLNVNGLVMNNPLPLPDIVMPKEGSFGERCLMSEGPPNARNRTMSMNLDEDNNLPIVISSNNSGTNCIEVRRAKRGNFFVLKGEENDENSVSLILRIVDENGRVRNIHFLFFQEGDTASNVSSEMVEQLELTDKNVKFIAELIDVLLVNLIPNWKTDVAVDHLIHPQQNQSSKDNHQNGASSQAGESISHSLSSDYCPRSDDEANPTVAATTEDQEAEKPGSLEEEEEDERLKEELEKIEERFREEMKEITRKREEATMETKNRFFEKKMQQVE; via the exons ATGCTTCTGCAATTGTTGAACCACCTGACCCAGAAGTTCTTGAAATCGACCCAACTTGTCGATATATTCGG TTTTAAGGGATTCGACGAAGTAGATGGGATTGAAGTAGCGTGGAATCAAGTAAGGATCGACGATCTTTTGCAATCACCAGATTGTCTAGAGAGGCTATATTCCGAAGTGCGGCTTTTGAAATCTCTGAAGCATAAAAACATCATAAGGTTTTATAACTCGTGGATCGATGACAAGAACAAGACGGTTAACATAATTACCGAGTTGTTCACTTCAGGAAGTCTCCGGCA GTACCGTAAGAAACATAGAAAGGTGAATATGAAGGCTGTCAAGTGTTGGGCGAGACAGATTTTAACGGGATTGAAATATCTACATAGTCAAGATCCGCCGATAATACACCGAGATATCAAATGTGACAACATTTTTATCAACGGTAATCATGGAGAAGTGAAAATAGGAGATCTTGGTTTAGCTACTGTCATGGAACAAGCTAATGCCAAAAGTGTGATTG GAACACCGGAGTTTATGGCGCCTGAGCTTTACGATGAGAACTACAACGAGCTCGCTGATATATATTCGTTCGGGATGTGTATGTTGGAAATGGTGACTTTTGAATATCCTTATTGTGAGTGTAGAAACTCTGCTCAAATCTACAAGAAAGTTTCATCG GGGATCAAACCAGCTTCACTATCAAAGGTTAAAGATCCAGAGGTAATGAAATTTATCGAGAAATGTTTATTGCCAGCTTCCGAAAGGTTATCGGCAGAGGAGCTTTTATTGGATTCTTTTCTCAATGTGAACGGTTTAGTTATGAACAATCCATTACCGCTTCCCGACATTGTAATGCCGAAAGAAGGATCATTCGGTGAACGTTGTCTTATGTCTGAAGGACCACCTAATGCTCGGAATAGAACGATGTCAATGAATCTTGACGAAGACAATAACCTTCCTATTGTTATTTCAAGCAACAATTCAGGAACAAACTGTATTGAGGTTAGACGGGCAAAGCGAGGAAACTTTTTTGTCCTTAAAGGTGAAGAGAATGATGAGAACTCTGTCTCATTAATTCTTCGTATAGTCGATGAAAATG GGCGTGTGAGGAACATTCATTTTCTATTCTTTCAAGAAGGTGACACTGCTTCTAATGTATCTAGTGAGATGGTTGAACAGCTTGAATTGACGGATAAAAACGTAAAGTTTATAGCGGAATTGATTGACGTGTTACTCGTCAATTTGATACCGAATTGGAAAACCGATGTAGCTGTCGATCATCTAATTCATCCGCAACAGAACCAGAGCTCCAAGGATAATCATCAAAACGGTGCAAGTTCTCAAGCTGGTGAATCCATTAGCCACTCTTTGTCCTCTGATTATTGCCCACGATCCGATGATGAGGCAAACCCGACCGTAGCTGCAACAACAGAAGATCAAGAAGCAGAGAAACCAGGAAgcttggaggaagaagaagaagatgagaggtTAAAAGAGGAGTTAGAAAAGATAGAAGAACGGTTCagagaagagatgaaagagataacgaggaaaagagaagaagcaacaatGGAGaccaaaaatagatttttcgAGAAGAAGATGCAACAAGTTGAGTAA
- the WNK7 gene encoding Protein kinase superfamily protein — MEGSEDASAIVEPPDPEVLEIDPTCRYIRYKEVIGKGASKTVYPFLCFSLHNLCFCFTICYSVLCDIIVCATRGYEIHYFFNSLEQIISFKGFDEVDGIEVAWNQVRIDDLLQSPDCLERLYSEVRLLKSLKHKNIIRFYNSWIDDKNKTVNIITELFTSGSLRQYRKKHRKVNMKAVKCWARQILTGLKYLHSQDPPIIHRDIKCDNIFINGNHGEVKIGDLGLATVMEQANAKSVIGTPEFMAPELYDENYNELADIYSFGMCMLEMVTFEYPYCECRNSAQIYKKVSSGIKPASLSKVKDPEVMKFIEKCLLPASERLSAEELLLDSFLNVNGLVMNNPLPLPDIVMPKEGSFGERCLMSEGPPNARNRTMSMNLDEDNNLPIVISSNNSGTNCIEVRRAKRGNFFVLKGEENDENSVSLILRIVDENGRVRNIHFLFFQEGDTASNVSSEMVEQLELTDKNVKFIAELIDVLLVNLIPNWKTDVAVDHLIHPQQNQSSKDNHQNGASSQAGESISHSLSSDYCPRSDDEANPTVAATTEDQEAEKPGSLEEEEEDERLKEELEKIEERFREEMKEITRKREEATMETKNRFFEKKMQQVE; from the exons ATGGAAGGTTCAGAAGATGCTTCTGCAATTGTTGAACCACCTGACCCAGAAGTTCTTGAAATCGACCCAACTTGTCGATATATTCGG TACAAAGAAGTAATAGGCAAAGGCGCATCCAAGACAGTGTATccctttctctgtttttctttacataatctctgtttttgttttacaatcTGTTATTCTGTGTTATGTGACATCATAGTTTGTGCTACGAGAGGATATGAAATTCATTATTTCTTTAACTCTCTTGAACAAATAATCAGTTTTAAGGGATTCGACGAAGTAGATGGGATTGAAGTAGCGTGGAATCAAGTAAGGATCGACGATCTTTTGCAATCACCAGATTGTCTAGAGAGGCTATATTCCGAAGTGCGGCTTTTGAAATCTCTGAAGCATAAAAACATCATAAGGTTTTATAACTCGTGGATCGATGACAAGAACAAGACGGTTAACATAATTACCGAGTTGTTCACTTCAGGAAGTCTCCGGCA GTACCGTAAGAAACATAGAAAGGTGAATATGAAGGCTGTCAAGTGTTGGGCGAGACAGATTTTAACGGGATTGAAATATCTACATAGTCAAGATCCGCCGATAATACACCGAGATATCAAATGTGACAACATTTTTATCAACGGTAATCATGGAGAAGTGAAAATAGGAGATCTTGGTTTAGCTACTGTCATGGAACAAGCTAATGCCAAAAGTGTGATTG GAACACCGGAGTTTATGGCGCCTGAGCTTTACGATGAGAACTACAACGAGCTCGCTGATATATATTCGTTCGGGATGTGTATGTTGGAAATGGTGACTTTTGAATATCCTTATTGTGAGTGTAGAAACTCTGCTCAAATCTACAAGAAAGTTTCATCG GGGATCAAACCAGCTTCACTATCAAAGGTTAAAGATCCAGAGGTAATGAAATTTATCGAGAAATGTTTATTGCCAGCTTCCGAAAGGTTATCGGCAGAGGAGCTTTTATTGGATTCTTTTCTCAATGTGAACGGTTTAGTTATGAACAATCCATTACCGCTTCCCGACATTGTAATGCCGAAAGAAGGATCATTCGGTGAACGTTGTCTTATGTCTGAAGGACCACCTAATGCTCGGAATAGAACGATGTCAATGAATCTTGACGAAGACAATAACCTTCCTATTGTTATTTCAAGCAACAATTCAGGAACAAACTGTATTGAGGTTAGACGGGCAAAGCGAGGAAACTTTTTTGTCCTTAAAGGTGAAGAGAATGATGAGAACTCTGTCTCATTAATTCTTCGTATAGTCGATGAAAATG GGCGTGTGAGGAACATTCATTTTCTATTCTTTCAAGAAGGTGACACTGCTTCTAATGTATCTAGTGAGATGGTTGAACAGCTTGAATTGACGGATAAAAACGTAAAGTTTATAGCGGAATTGATTGACGTGTTACTCGTCAATTTGATACCGAATTGGAAAACCGATGTAGCTGTCGATCATCTAATTCATCCGCAACAGAACCAGAGCTCCAAGGATAATCATCAAAACGGTGCAAGTTCTCAAGCTGGTGAATCCATTAGCCACTCTTTGTCCTCTGATTATTGCCCACGATCCGATGATGAGGCAAACCCGACCGTAGCTGCAACAACAGAAGATCAAGAAGCAGAGAAACCAGGAAgcttggaggaagaagaagaagatgagaggtTAAAAGAGGAGTTAGAAAAGATAGAAGAACGGTTCagagaagagatgaaagagataacgaggaaaagagaagaagcaacaatGGAGaccaaaaatagatttttcgAGAAGAAGATGCAACAAGTTGAGTAA
- a CDS encoding uncharacterized protein (Protein of unknown function (DUF167); CONTAINS InterPro DOMAIN/s: Protein of unknown function DUF167 (InterPro:IPR003746); BEST Arabidopsis thaliana protein match is: Protein of unknown function (DUF167) (TAIR:AT5G63440.3); Has 579 Blast hits to 579 proteins in 252 species: Archae - 16; Bacteria - 317; Metazoa - 105; Fungi - 25; Plants - 60; Viruses - 0; Other Eukaryotes - 56 (source: NCBI BLink).), with protein sequence MAPTKKGKKTKSAAESTTVTESSSFPTCLRLLTPSSVAITIHAKPGSKAASITDVSDEAVGVQIDAPARDGEANAALLEYMSSVLGVKRRQVSLGSGSKSRDKVVIVEDMTQQSVFQALSQASKPT encoded by the exons ATGGCTCCGACgaagaaaggaaagaagacCAAATCGGCGGCGGAATCAACGACGGTCACAGAATCTTCAAGCTTTCCGACGTGTTTGCGTCTCCTTACACCTTCCTCCGTCGCTATCACCATCCATGCGAAGCCAGGTTCCAAAGCCGCCTCCATCACCG ATGTGAGCGACGAAGCGGTAGGCGTTCAAATCGACGCGCCGGCTAGAGATGGTGAAGCTAACGCAGCTCTTCTCGAGTACATGAGCTCT GTATTGGGGGTGAAAAGAAGACAAGTCTCTCTCGGTTCGGGATCGAAGTCTCGAGATAAAGTTGTGATTGTTGAGGATATGACCCAACAGAGTGTTTTTCAAGCTTTGTCCCAAGCATCAAAACCTACCTAA
- the WNK7 gene encoding Protein kinase superfamily protein: protein MEGSEDASAIVEPPDPEVLEIDPTCRYIRYKEVIGKGASKTVYPFLCFSLHNLCFCFTICYSVLCDIIVCATRGYEIHYFFNSLEQIISFKGFDEVDGIEVAWNQVRIDDLLQSPDCLERLYSEVRLLKSLKHKNIIRFYNSWIDDKNKTVNIITELFTSGSLRQYRKKHRKVNMKAVKCWARQILTGLKYLHSQDPPIIHRDIKCDNIFINGNHGEVKIGDLGLATVMEQANAKSVIGTPEFMAPELYDENYNELADIYSFGMCMLEMVTFEYPYCECRNSAQIYKKVSSGIKPASLSKVKDPEVMKFIEKCLLPASERLSAEELLLDSFLNVNGLVMNNPLPLPDIVMPKEGSFGERCLMSEGPPNARNRTMSMNLDEDNNLPIVISSNNSGTNCIEVRRAKRGNFFVLKGEENDENSVSLILRIVDENGKSLLRLYFTKHFTENVRCIYNQPKIAFGKLHIIPNLISFVFFLACRACEEHSFSILSRR from the exons ATGGAAGGTTCAGAAGATGCTTCTGCAATTGTTGAACCACCTGACCCAGAAGTTCTTGAAATCGACCCAACTTGTCGATATATTCGG TACAAAGAAGTAATAGGCAAAGGCGCATCCAAGACAGTGTATccctttctctgtttttctttacataatctctgtttttgttttacaatcTGTTATTCTGTGTTATGTGACATCATAGTTTGTGCTACGAGAGGATATGAAATTCATTATTTCTTTAACTCTCTTGAACAAATAATCAGTTTTAAGGGATTCGACGAAGTAGATGGGATTGAAGTAGCGTGGAATCAAGTAAGGATCGACGATCTTTTGCAATCACCAGATTGTCTAGAGAGGCTATATTCCGAAGTGCGGCTTTTGAAATCTCTGAAGCATAAAAACATCATAAGGTTTTATAACTCGTGGATCGATGACAAGAACAAGACGGTTAACATAATTACCGAGTTGTTCACTTCAGGAAGTCTCCGGCA GTACCGTAAGAAACATAGAAAGGTGAATATGAAGGCTGTCAAGTGTTGGGCGAGACAGATTTTAACGGGATTGAAATATCTACATAGTCAAGATCCGCCGATAATACACCGAGATATCAAATGTGACAACATTTTTATCAACGGTAATCATGGAGAAGTGAAAATAGGAGATCTTGGTTTAGCTACTGTCATGGAACAAGCTAATGCCAAAAGTGTGATTG GAACACCGGAGTTTATGGCGCCTGAGCTTTACGATGAGAACTACAACGAGCTCGCTGATATATATTCGTTCGGGATGTGTATGTTGGAAATGGTGACTTTTGAATATCCTTATTGTGAGTGTAGAAACTCTGCTCAAATCTACAAGAAAGTTTCATCG GGGATCAAACCAGCTTCACTATCAAAGGTTAAAGATCCAGAGGTAATGAAATTTATCGAGAAATGTTTATTGCCAGCTTCCGAAAGGTTATCGGCAGAGGAGCTTTTATTGGATTCTTTTCTCAATGTGAACGGTTTAGTTATGAACAATCCATTACCGCTTCCCGACATTGTAATGCCGAAAGAAGGATCATTCGGTGAACGTTGTCTTATGTCTGAAGGACCACCTAATGCTCGGAATAGAACGATGTCAATGAATCTTGACGAAGACAATAACCTTCCTATTGTTATTTCAAGCAACAATTCAGGAACAAACTGTATTGAGGTTAGACGGGCAAAGCGAGGAAACTTTTTTGTCCTTAAAGGTGAAGAGAATGATGAGAACTCTGTCTCATTAATTCTTCGTATAGTCGATGAAAATGGTAAGAGTCTTTTGcgtttatattttacaaaacattTCACCGAAAATGTTAGATGCATATACAATCAGCCAAAAATTGCGTTTGGAAAATTGCATATTATACCAAACTTGATtagttttgtcttctttttggCGTGTAGGGCGTGTGAGGAACATTCATTTTCTATTCTTTCAAGAAGGTGA
- the WNK7 gene encoding Protein kinase superfamily protein (WNK7; CONTAINS InterPro DOMAIN/s: Protein kinase, catalytic domain (InterPro:IPR000719), Serine/threonine-protein kinase domain (InterPro:IPR002290), Tyrosine-protein kinase, catalytic domain (InterPro:IPR020635), Serine/threonine-protein kinase-like domain (InterPro:IPR017442), Serine/threonine-protein kinase, active site (InterPro:IPR008271), Protein kinase-like domain (InterPro:IPR011009); BEST Arabidopsis thaliana protein match is: with no lysine (K) kinase 6 (TAIR:AT3G18750.3); Has 108759 Blast hits to 107794 proteins in 3536 species: Archae - 87; Bacteria - 10756; Metazoa - 40181; Fungi - 10521; Plants - 29052; Viruses - 410; Other Eukaryotes - 17752 (source: NCBI BLink).), whose product MEGSEDASAIVEPPDPEVLEIDPTCRYIRYKEVIGKGASKTVFKGFDEVDGIEVAWNQVRIDDLLQSPDCLERLYSEVRLLKSLKHKNIIRFYNSWIDDKNKTVNIITELFTSGSLRQYRKKHRKVNMKAVKCWARQILTGLKYLHSQDPPIIHRDIKCDNIFINGNHGEVKIGDLGLATVMEQANAKSVIGTPEFMAPELYDENYNELADIYSFGMCMLEMVTFEYPYCECRNSAQIYKKVSSGIKPASLSKVKDPEVMKFIEKCLLPASERLSAEELLLDSFLNVNGLVMNNPLPLPDIVMPKEGSFGERCLMSEGPPNARNRTMSMNLDEDNNLPIVISSNNSGTNCIEVRRAKRGNFFVLKGEENDENSVSLILRIVDENGRVRNIHFLFFQEGDTASNVSSEMVEQLELTDKNVKFIAELIDVLLVNLIPNWKTDVAVDHLIHPQQNQSSKDNHQNGASSQAGESISHSLSSDYCPRSDDEANPTVAATTEDQEAEKPGSLEEEEEDERLKEELEKIEERFREEMKEITRKREEATMETKNRFFEKKMQQVE is encoded by the exons ATGGAAGGTTCAGAAGATGCTTCTGCAATTGTTGAACCACCTGACCCAGAAGTTCTTGAAATCGACCCAACTTGTCGATATATTCGG TACAAAGAAGTAATAGGCAAAGGCGCATCCAAGACAGT TTTTAAGGGATTCGACGAAGTAGATGGGATTGAAGTAGCGTGGAATCAAGTAAGGATCGACGATCTTTTGCAATCACCAGATTGTCTAGAGAGGCTATATTCCGAAGTGCGGCTTTTGAAATCTCTGAAGCATAAAAACATCATAAGGTTTTATAACTCGTGGATCGATGACAAGAACAAGACGGTTAACATAATTACCGAGTTGTTCACTTCAGGAAGTCTCCGGCA GTACCGTAAGAAACATAGAAAGGTGAATATGAAGGCTGTCAAGTGTTGGGCGAGACAGATTTTAACGGGATTGAAATATCTACATAGTCAAGATCCGCCGATAATACACCGAGATATCAAATGTGACAACATTTTTATCAACGGTAATCATGGAGAAGTGAAAATAGGAGATCTTGGTTTAGCTACTGTCATGGAACAAGCTAATGCCAAAAGTGTGATTG GAACACCGGAGTTTATGGCGCCTGAGCTTTACGATGAGAACTACAACGAGCTCGCTGATATATATTCGTTCGGGATGTGTATGTTGGAAATGGTGACTTTTGAATATCCTTATTGTGAGTGTAGAAACTCTGCTCAAATCTACAAGAAAGTTTCATCG GGGATCAAACCAGCTTCACTATCAAAGGTTAAAGATCCAGAGGTAATGAAATTTATCGAGAAATGTTTATTGCCAGCTTCCGAAAGGTTATCGGCAGAGGAGCTTTTATTGGATTCTTTTCTCAATGTGAACGGTTTAGTTATGAACAATCCATTACCGCTTCCCGACATTGTAATGCCGAAAGAAGGATCATTCGGTGAACGTTGTCTTATGTCTGAAGGACCACCTAATGCTCGGAATAGAACGATGTCAATGAATCTTGACGAAGACAATAACCTTCCTATTGTTATTTCAAGCAACAATTCAGGAACAAACTGTATTGAGGTTAGACGGGCAAAGCGAGGAAACTTTTTTGTCCTTAAAGGTGAAGAGAATGATGAGAACTCTGTCTCATTAATTCTTCGTATAGTCGATGAAAATG GGCGTGTGAGGAACATTCATTTTCTATTCTTTCAAGAAGGTGACACTGCTTCTAATGTATCTAGTGAGATGGTTGAACAGCTTGAATTGACGGATAAAAACGTAAAGTTTATAGCGGAATTGATTGACGTGTTACTCGTCAATTTGATACCGAATTGGAAAACCGATGTAGCTGTCGATCATCTAATTCATCCGCAACAGAACCAGAGCTCCAAGGATAATCATCAAAACGGTGCAAGTTCTCAAGCTGGTGAATCCATTAGCCACTCTTTGTCCTCTGATTATTGCCCACGATCCGATGATGAGGCAAACCCGACCGTAGCTGCAACAACAGAAGATCAAGAAGCAGAGAAACCAGGAAgcttggaggaagaagaagaagatgagaggtTAAAAGAGGAGTTAGAAAAGATAGAAGAACGGTTCagagaagagatgaaagagataacgaggaaaagagaagaagcaacaatGGAGaccaaaaatagatttttcgAGAAGAAGATGCAACAAGTTGAGTAA
- the WNK7 gene encoding Protein kinase superfamily protein: MKAVKCWARQILTGLKYLHSQDPPIIHRDIKCDNIFINGNHGEVKIGDLGLATVMEQANAKSVIGTPEFMAPELYDENYNELADIYSFGMCMLEMVTFEYPYCECRNSAQIYKKVSSGIKPASLSKVKDPEVMKFIEKCLLPASERLSAEELLLDSFLNVNGLVMNNPLPLPDIVMPKEGSFGERCLMSEGPPNARNRTMSMNLDEDNNLPIVISSNNSGTNCIEVRRAKRGNFFVLKGEENDENSVSLILRIVDENGRVRNIHFLFFQEGDTASNVSSEMVEQLELTDKNVKFIAELIDVLLVNLIPNWKTDVAVDHLIHPQQNQSSKDNHQNGASSQAGESISHSLSSDYCPRSDDEANPTVAATTEDQEAEKPGSLEEEEEDERLKEELEKIEERFREEMKEITRKREEATMETKNRFFEKKMQQVE, from the exons ATGAAGGCTGTCAAGTGTTGGGCGAGACAGATTTTAACGGGATTGAAATATCTACATAGTCAAGATCCGCCGATAATACACCGAGATATCAAATGTGACAACATTTTTATCAACGGTAATCATGGAGAAGTGAAAATAGGAGATCTTGGTTTAGCTACTGTCATGGAACAAGCTAATGCCAAAAGTGTGATTG GAACACCGGAGTTTATGGCGCCTGAGCTTTACGATGAGAACTACAACGAGCTCGCTGATATATATTCGTTCGGGATGTGTATGTTGGAAATGGTGACTTTTGAATATCCTTATTGTGAGTGTAGAAACTCTGCTCAAATCTACAAGAAAGTTTCATCG GGGATCAAACCAGCTTCACTATCAAAGGTTAAAGATCCAGAGGTAATGAAATTTATCGAGAAATGTTTATTGCCAGCTTCCGAAAGGTTATCGGCAGAGGAGCTTTTATTGGATTCTTTTCTCAATGTGAACGGTTTAGTTATGAACAATCCATTACCGCTTCCCGACATTGTAATGCCGAAAGAAGGATCATTCGGTGAACGTTGTCTTATGTCTGAAGGACCACCTAATGCTCGGAATAGAACGATGTCAATGAATCTTGACGAAGACAATAACCTTCCTATTGTTATTTCAAGCAACAATTCAGGAACAAACTGTATTGAGGTTAGACGGGCAAAGCGAGGAAACTTTTTTGTCCTTAAAGGTGAAGAGAATGATGAGAACTCTGTCTCATTAATTCTTCGTATAGTCGATGAAAATG GGCGTGTGAGGAACATTCATTTTCTATTCTTTCAAGAAGGTGACACTGCTTCTAATGTATCTAGTGAGATGGTTGAACAGCTTGAATTGACGGATAAAAACGTAAAGTTTATAGCGGAATTGATTGACGTGTTACTCGTCAATTTGATACCGAATTGGAAAACCGATGTAGCTGTCGATCATCTAATTCATCCGCAACAGAACCAGAGCTCCAAGGATAATCATCAAAACGGTGCAAGTTCTCAAGCTGGTGAATCCATTAGCCACTCTTTGTCCTCTGATTATTGCCCACGATCCGATGATGAGGCAAACCCGACCGTAGCTGCAACAACAGAAGATCAAGAAGCAGAGAAACCAGGAAgcttggaggaagaagaagaagatgagaggtTAAAAGAGGAGTTAGAAAAGATAGAAGAACGGTTCagagaagagatgaaagagataacgaggaaaagagaagaagcaacaatGGAGaccaaaaatagatttttcgAGAAGAAGATGCAACAAGTTGAGTAA